The following are encoded in a window of Candidatus Neomarinimicrobiota bacterium genomic DNA:
- a CDS encoding sensor histidine kinase encodes MSDSRKFKIIAKYYGLFVNLDEDREVIRRISLLVTLSLFGILMTFSFGVTHLINNHIALGSTALTGAALLTLNLYLLERYKNYYFGISFGLAVFSIIIISLYLSDNTIYAWFYIYPGVATFLMGSRRGGLATALMGIPVLATTLLGAKESFFGDYNLIFELRFLLAYSLVGLFAYLFEKMAEEKRTEILAVNTSLEQTVEKRTRELSNKNLLLAREVKERTIVEQNTARALKEREILLQEVHHRTKNNLAVIMSLMNLQQNSLETESITEVLETLRRRISSMFIVHDSLYQSESLASIDFGEYIKKLTHGIQRSFQSDVQSVNLDIECDAVELNLEMAIPVGLVLNEIITNSFKYAIRPDQQMTQTIHLNRVSDNRISIDVSDNGKGLPPEFDFKTAKSLGVRMIHMLIEDQLGGTVQVESNSGTRYHLEFPYEPV; translated from the coding sequence ATGAGTGATTCCAGAAAATTCAAAATCATTGCCAAATACTATGGATTATTTGTGAATCTCGATGAAGATCGAGAAGTTATCAGGCGAATCAGTCTTCTGGTAACCTTGTCACTCTTCGGCATATTGATGACCTTTTCATTTGGAGTTACACACCTCATCAATAATCATATTGCGCTTGGTTCAACAGCCCTCACCGGTGCAGCATTATTAACCTTAAACTTATATTTACTAGAGCGTTATAAAAATTACTACTTTGGAATTTCCTTCGGGCTCGCGGTCTTCTCCATTATAATTATCAGTCTTTATCTAAGCGATAACACTATATATGCGTGGTTTTATATCTATCCCGGTGTGGCAACATTCCTCATGGGGTCTCGTCGGGGAGGCCTGGCAACTGCGCTCATGGGCATTCCAGTATTAGCTACAACCCTATTGGGAGCCAAAGAATCATTTTTTGGCGATTATAACCTCATCTTTGAACTTAGATTTCTGTTGGCTTATAGCCTGGTTGGTCTTTTCGCTTATTTATTTGAGAAGATGGCTGAAGAAAAACGAACTGAAATTCTGGCAGTAAACACCTCATTGGAACAGACAGTTGAAAAACGAACCAGGGAACTTTCCAACAAAAACCTGCTCCTGGCACGTGAAGTAAAGGAACGGACAATTGTCGAGCAAAATACTGCCCGAGCCTTAAAGGAGCGAGAGATTCTGCTCCAGGAAGTTCATCACCGTACCAAAAATAATCTGGCTGTGATCATGTCGCTCATGAACTTACAACAGAACTCACTTGAGACAGAAAGTATTACAGAAGTATTGGAGACCTTACGCAGACGGATCAGTTCAATGTTCATTGTCCATGATTCGCTTTATCAAAGCGAATCTCTGGCATCAATCGATTTTGGAGAATATATCAAAAAACTGACACACGGTATTCAGCGTTCATTTCAGAGCGATGTTCAAAGCGTGAACCTTGATATAGAATGTGATGCAGTAGAATTAAATTTAGAGATGGCCATCCCAGTTGGTTTGGTTTTGAATGAGATCATCACGAATTCCTTCAAATATGCTATTAGGCCAGACCAACAAATGACCCAAACAATTCATCTCAATCGTGTTTCAGACAACCGGATATCCATTGATGTATCTGATAATGGGAAAGGCCTGCCACCAGAATTTGATTTCAAAACAGCAAAGAGTCTGGGAGTTCGCATGATCCACATGTTGATCGAGGATCAACTTGGTGGTACGGTTCAGGTTGAGTCCAATAGTGGTACGCGCTACCATCTTGAATTTCCATATGAACCGGTGTAG